One Micromonospora sp. FIMYZ51 genomic window carries:
- a CDS encoding SMC family ATPase, whose product MRPMRLDLAGFTVFRDETTIDFTDADFFALVGPTGSGKSTVLDAICFALYGTVPRWGGTRGLGNALAPSATEARVRLVFESAGARYVATRVVRRDGRGNVKTAGAGLQLMPDGFDVTKLDTGLSPEDLGEVVAGTPAEMDAAVLAAVGLPYEQFTSCVVLPQGQFADFLHARPATRQQILVNLLGLGVYEEVQKRATTRAGQAEAKLETVDQLLAGLADTDDATLERATEQLDRMRELAEAVTAAVPELDAARAAAREVTAALAALDAELAELAAVRAPDGVTELARTVAEARAEADAAASAVLLAEEREEKLRGELAATDDESTLRLLLRAYADREQLAGQAEQVQAVVATAGAEHEAAAGALAQARSAADRAEQELAAAFQAHEEAKTADQAAALRAQLADGDACPVCAQPVARVPAMPAGSAVARAVAAGKAARTASEAAKRLLAERDAAARELDRVLLRARAEHDGLQARLAELDERLAGAASVETLRERLAEQARLRQALDEAAGAVRAGRDAARRARGTVDAAQERLRAAWRRFDSTRDGLARFGPPAADRDDLAAAWTALADWAGAQAERRRTERAARAAAVTEAESAATAVAGRIAALFTAAGLPAPDDPVRAATVAHERAEADRRRLVERREQAVELREQRAEHERQAQVARALAGHLRANNFERWLLAEALDLLVDGASGILRELSGGQYDLVHDKGEFFVVDHHDAGLRRGVRTLSGGETFQASLALALALSEQLAGMSTTAASLESIVLDEGFGTLDAATLDTVAATLENLAARGDRMVGVVTHVPALAERIPVRFEVRKDARSARVERTGR is encoded by the coding sequence ATGCGGCCGATGCGGCTGGACCTGGCCGGCTTCACCGTCTTCCGCGACGAGACCACGATCGACTTCACCGACGCGGACTTCTTCGCCCTGGTCGGACCGACCGGCTCCGGCAAGTCGACGGTGCTCGACGCGATCTGCTTCGCGCTCTACGGCACGGTCCCCCGCTGGGGCGGCACCCGAGGGCTGGGCAACGCCCTGGCTCCGTCGGCGACCGAGGCACGGGTCCGGCTGGTCTTCGAGTCGGCCGGTGCCCGCTACGTCGCCACCCGGGTGGTCCGGCGCGACGGCCGGGGCAACGTGAAGACCGCAGGCGCCGGGCTTCAGCTGATGCCGGACGGCTTCGACGTCACCAAGCTGGACACCGGCCTCAGCCCGGAGGATCTCGGCGAGGTGGTCGCCGGCACCCCGGCCGAGATGGACGCCGCGGTGCTGGCGGCGGTCGGCCTGCCGTACGAGCAGTTCACCAGCTGTGTGGTGCTGCCGCAGGGACAGTTCGCCGATTTCCTGCACGCCCGCCCGGCCACCCGGCAGCAGATCCTGGTCAACCTGCTCGGTCTCGGCGTCTACGAGGAGGTGCAGAAGCGGGCCACCACCCGGGCCGGACAGGCCGAGGCGAAGTTGGAGACGGTCGACCAGTTGCTCGCCGGCCTCGCCGACACCGACGATGCCACGCTGGAGCGGGCCACCGAGCAGCTCGACCGGATGCGGGAGCTGGCCGAGGCGGTGACCGCCGCCGTACCGGAGCTGGACGCGGCGCGGGCGGCGGCGCGCGAGGTGACGGCGGCGCTGGCCGCGCTCGACGCCGAGCTGGCCGAGCTGGCGGCGGTGCGGGCGCCGGACGGGGTGACCGAGCTGGCCCGGACGGTGGCCGAGGCGCGAGCCGAGGCCGACGCGGCGGCCAGCGCGGTCCTGCTCGCCGAGGAGCGCGAGGAGAAGCTACGCGGGGAGTTGGCCGCCACCGACGACGAGAGCACGCTGCGGTTGCTGCTGCGGGCGTACGCCGACCGGGAACAGCTGGCCGGTCAGGCGGAGCAGGTGCAGGCCGTGGTGGCGACGGCCGGCGCCGAGCACGAGGCGGCGGCCGGCGCGCTGGCGCAGGCGCGGTCGGCGGCCGACCGCGCCGAGCAGGAGCTGGCGGCGGCCTTCCAGGCGCACGAGGAGGCGAAGACCGCCGATCAGGCGGCGGCGCTGCGGGCGCAGCTGGCCGACGGGGACGCCTGCCCGGTCTGCGCGCAACCGGTCGCCCGGGTGCCGGCGATGCCGGCCGGTTCGGCGGTGGCCCGCGCGGTGGCTGCCGGCAAGGCCGCCCGGACCGCGAGCGAGGCCGCCAAGCGGCTGCTGGCCGAGCGGGACGCTGCCGCCCGCGAGTTGGACCGGGTGCTGCTGCGCGCCCGCGCCGAGCACGACGGCCTCCAGGCTCGGCTGGCCGAGTTGGACGAGCGACTGGCCGGTGCGGCAAGCGTCGAGACGCTACGCGAGCGGCTGGCCGAGCAGGCCCGGCTGCGGCAGGCGCTGGACGAGGCGGCCGGTGCGGTACGCGCCGGCCGGGACGCCGCGCGACGGGCCCGGGGCACGGTGGATGCCGCGCAGGAGCGGCTGCGCGCGGCGTGGCGGCGCTTCGACAGCACCCGGGACGGGCTGGCCCGGTTCGGTCCGCCGGCCGCCGACCGGGACGATCTCGCCGCGGCCTGGACCGCGCTGGCGGACTGGGCGGGCGCGCAGGCCGAGCGGCGCCGCACGGAGCGGGCCGCGCGGGCGGCGGCGGTCACCGAGGCCGAGTCTGCGGCGACCGCGGTGGCGGGCCGGATCGCCGCGCTCTTCACCGCGGCCGGGCTGCCGGCCCCGGACGATCCGGTGCGCGCCGCCACGGTCGCGCACGAGCGGGCCGAGGCCGACCGGCGTCGGCTGGTGGAGCGCCGCGAGCAGGCCGTCGAGCTGCGCGAGCAGCGGGCCGAGCACGAGCGCCAGGCCCAGGTGGCGCGGGCGTTGGCCGGGCACCTGCGGGCCAACAACTTCGAACGCTGGCTGCTGGCCGAGGCGCTGGACCTGCTTGTCGACGGGGCGTCGGGGATCCTGCGGGAACTCTCCGGCGGCCAGTACGACCTGGTCCACGACAAGGGCGAGTTCTTCGTCGTCGACCACCACGACGCCGGCCTGCGCCGGGGGGTGCGGACCCTCTCCGGCGGCGAGACGTTCCAGGCGTCCCTGGCGTTGGCGCTGGCGCTCTCCGAGCAGCTGGCCGGGATGTCCACCACCGCCGCCAGCCTGGAGTCGATCGTGCTTGACGAAGGCTTCGGCACCCTCGACGCGGCCACCTTGGACACGGTCGCCGCCACCCTGGAGAATCTGGCCGCCCGGGGCGACCGGATGGTCGGCGTGGTCACCCACGTGCCGGCGCTGGCCGAGCGCATCCCGGTGCGTTTCGAGGTACGCAAGGACGCCCGCTCGGCCCGGGTCGAACGGACCGGCCGGTGA
- a CDS encoding exonuclease SbcCD subunit D, with amino-acid sequence MKILHTSDWHVGKVLKGQSRAEEHKQVLAGVIEIARRERPDLVVIAGDLYDTAAPTAEATRLVTRALTALRRTGADVVAIGGNHDNGPALDALRPWAEAAGITLRGGVREDPAEHVIDGTTAGGERWRLAALPFLSQRYAIRAVEMYELTAAETTQTYADHLGRILTRLTEGFDEPDRVHLVTAHLTVVGASTGGGERDAHTVMGYAVPASVFPGTAHYVALGHLHRAQRVQGPCPIRYSGAPLAVDFGEQENVASVTLVEVTASTAARVREEPVLAATPLRTVRGTLAQLAEITPPEGWLRVFVREQPRAGLREEVQELLPRALEIRIDPELVPAPGSGTRVAQRAGRTPRQLFADYLDSRGHADEGVRELFDELLEEVEH; translated from the coding sequence GTGAAGATCCTGCACACCTCGGACTGGCACGTCGGCAAGGTCCTCAAGGGGCAGTCGCGCGCCGAGGAGCACAAGCAGGTGCTGGCCGGCGTCATCGAGATCGCCCGGCGGGAGCGGCCCGACCTGGTCGTCATCGCCGGTGACCTCTACGACACCGCCGCGCCGACCGCGGAGGCGACCCGGCTGGTCACCCGGGCGCTCACCGCGCTGCGGCGTACCGGCGCGGACGTGGTGGCCATCGGCGGCAATCACGACAACGGTCCGGCGCTTGACGCGCTGCGCCCGTGGGCCGAGGCCGCCGGCATCACGCTGCGCGGCGGGGTACGCGAGGATCCGGCGGAACACGTCATCGACGGCACCACGGCCGGCGGGGAGCGGTGGCGGCTGGCCGCCCTGCCGTTCCTGTCCCAGCGGTACGCGATCCGGGCGGTGGAGATGTACGAGCTGACCGCCGCCGAGACCACCCAGACCTACGCCGACCACCTCGGCCGGATCCTGACCCGGCTGACCGAGGGCTTCGACGAGCCGGACCGGGTGCACCTGGTCACCGCGCACCTGACCGTGGTCGGTGCGAGCACCGGCGGCGGCGAGCGGGACGCGCACACCGTCATGGGTTACGCGGTGCCCGCCTCGGTCTTCCCCGGCACCGCACACTACGTGGCGTTGGGGCACCTGCACCGCGCCCAGCGGGTGCAGGGGCCGTGCCCGATCCGCTACAGCGGTGCCCCGTTGGCGGTGGACTTCGGCGAGCAGGAGAACGTCGCGTCGGTGACCCTGGTCGAGGTCACCGCGAGCACGGCGGCGCGCGTCCGGGAGGAGCCGGTGCTCGCGGCGACCCCGCTGCGTACGGTTCGCGGCACGCTGGCCCAGCTCGCCGAGATCACCCCGCCGGAGGGCTGGCTGCGGGTGTTCGTACGCGAGCAGCCCCGGGCCGGGCTGCGCGAGGAGGTGCAGGAGTTGCTGCCGCGCGCACTGGAGATCCGGATCGATCCGGAGCTGGTGCCGGCGCCGGGCAGCGGCACCCGGGTGGCTCAGCGCGCCGGCCGCACGCCCCGCCAACTCTTCGCCGACTACCTGGACAGCCGGGGGCACGCCGACGAGGGTGTCCGGGAGCTCTTCGACGAGCTGCTTGAGGAGGTCGAGCACTGA